Proteins from one Pyrococcus kukulkanii genomic window:
- a CDS encoding MBL fold metallo-hydrolase, with protein sequence MRRFSLIIVAILVLVLAFIPLFRQQNPARQQEGGNKITIVYDNKALSGFKGSWGFAALVKFKNYTILFDTGGDGEILLSNMKKLGIDPKSIQYIFLSHIHGDHTGGLWAILKENSNVTVFLPSIFPDGFKEKVRSFGAKVVEIYEPKEILEDIYTTGVMFPVGEQALILKTSKGLVVVVGCSHPGIVKIVERAENITGENAYLVVGGFHLFGAPEREIRKIGTSLKRLGVQKIMPCHCTGSKAEDIFAEEFGTDYIECGTGKTISW encoded by the coding sequence ATGAGAAGGTTTTCCCTCATTATTGTAGCAATCCTTGTGCTTGTTTTAGCGTTCATCCCTTTATTTAGGCAACAGAACCCAGCTAGGCAACAGGAAGGTGGGAACAAAATAACCATTGTTTATGACAACAAAGCGTTGAGCGGCTTTAAGGGTTCATGGGGATTCGCCGCACTTGTGAAATTCAAAAACTACACGATTCTTTTTGATACCGGGGGTGATGGCGAAATTCTGCTTAGTAACATGAAGAAGCTTGGCATTGATCCAAAGTCAATTCAGTACATTTTCCTATCTCACATTCACGGAGACCATACCGGTGGATTGTGGGCAATTTTAAAAGAAAACTCAAATGTGACAGTATTTCTCCCAAGTATCTTCCCAGATGGTTTTAAAGAAAAAGTTCGAAGCTTTGGGGCAAAGGTCGTTGAAATTTATGAACCCAAAGAAATTTTGGAAGATATTTACACTACTGGAGTAATGTTTCCGGTAGGAGAGCAGGCTCTAATCTTGAAGACTTCAAAGGGCTTAGTTGTAGTAGTTGGGTGCTCTCATCCTGGGATAGTCAAGATAGTAGAGAGGGCAGAGAATATAACGGGAGAAAATGCTTACTTAGTTGTTGGGGGCTTTCACTTATTTGGAGCCCCAGAAAGAGAAATCAGGAAAATAGGTACAAGCCTCAAAAGGCTGGGAGTTCAAAAAATTATGCCCTGCCACTGCACCGGAAGCAAAGCAGAGGATATTTTTGCGGAGGAGTTTGGAACGGATTACATAGAATGTGGTACTGGGAAAACTATAAGCTGGTGA
- the cas1b gene encoding type I-B CRISPR-associated endonuclease Cas1b → MRKRSLTLLSDGTLFRRENTLYFENEKGRKPLAIEGIYDIYIYGHVTITSQALHYLAQKGIVVHFFNHYGFYDGSFYPRETLLSGDLIIKQAKHYLEKEKRMKLAKAFVRGGAKNMERNLRRWKAKADFSRELEELEEVEKITEIMNVEARIREKYYASWDKTLPGRFKIVKRTRRPPKNEMNALISFLNSRLYATIISEIYNTQLAPTISYLHEPHERRFSLALDISEIFKPIIADRIANRLVKQGVIREEHFREDMNGVLLTEDGMRRVIQEYNKELSSSIRHPKLKKNVTKQRLIRLECYKLIKHLVGLEEYEPLIAWF, encoded by the coding sequence ATGAGAAAGCGCTCCCTAACCCTGCTCTCCGATGGAACACTTTTTCGGAGGGAGAACACACTTTACTTCGAGAACGAGAAGGGCAGGAAGCCTCTGGCGATTGAGGGGATTTACGACATCTACATCTACGGTCACGTCACGATAACATCTCAAGCATTGCATTACCTAGCTCAGAAAGGCATCGTTGTTCACTTCTTCAACCACTACGGCTTCTATGATGGAAGCTTTTACCCCAGGGAAACCCTCCTTTCCGGAGATTTGATAATAAAGCAAGCCAAACATTACCTCGAGAAGGAAAAGAGGATGAAACTGGCTAAGGCCTTCGTGAGAGGTGGGGCTAAGAATATGGAGAGGAACCTAAGGAGGTGGAAGGCCAAGGCCGATTTCAGCAGGGAGCTTGAGGAGTTAGAAGAGGTTGAGAAGATAACTGAAATCATGAACGTTGAGGCAAGGATAAGGGAGAAGTACTATGCATCCTGGGATAAAACACTCCCTGGGAGATTTAAAATTGTAAAGAGAACTAGAAGACCGCCGAAAAATGAAATGAACGCCCTAATAAGCTTCCTCAATTCGAGGCTTTATGCAACGATAATTAGCGAGATATACAACACTCAGCTTGCTCCAACAATAAGTTACCTTCACGAGCCGCACGAGAGAAGATTCTCTCTGGCCTTGGATATAAGCGAGATCTTCAAGCCGATAATTGCCGATAGGATTGCAAACAGACTGGTCAAGCAGGGGGTTATAAGGGAGGAGCACTTTAGGGAGGATATGAATGGAGTCCTGTTAACGGAGGATGGCATGAGGAGGGTTATACAGGAGTACAACAAGGAGCTGAGTTCTTCGATAAGGCATCCAAAGCTGAAGAAGAACGTTACGAAGCAGAGGTTGATAAGGCTTGAGTGCTATAAGCTGATAAAGCACCTTGTTGGGCTGGAGGAATATGAACCATTGATTGCTTGGTTTTGA
- the csa5 gene encoding type I-A CRISPR-associated protein Csa5, whose amino-acid sequence MVEYEGIVKMLRFFIQLKNFSYVDRIGNALNPEPVEAALHEALRAFRSIRESASIDDSGRRYVEKDSKKILVPGLPSDEEVRAFLDAVRSDISVAKRVATLALAYPSKKEENGGEE is encoded by the coding sequence ATGGTGGAGTACGAAGGAATAGTTAAGATGTTGAGGTTCTTCATTCAACTAAAGAACTTCAGCTATGTGGACAGAATCGGAAATGCCCTGAACCCAGAACCCGTGGAAGCTGCCCTACATGAGGCCTTAAGGGCTTTTAGATCTATTCGGGAGAGCGCATCTATCGATGATAGTGGCAGAAGATATGTAGAAAAAGACAGTAAGAAGATTTTAGTTCCCGGATTGCCCTCAGATGAAGAAGTTCGCGCATTTCTTGATGCCGTTCGCTCTGATATTAGTGTTGCTAAACGGGTGGCAACCCTAGCTCTCGCATATCCATCTAAAAAAGAGGAAAACGGAGGTGAAGAATGA
- the cas7a gene encoding type I-A CRISPR-associated protein Cas7/Csa2, producing the protein MFLSVGVRFEANVEALNMVETAGNYTKHRRVPYLVEEDGKLKTVYVPALSGESLAHAYQEHLAREALSIGLPVCDDCRRNEFFKSMNKAHLKKKIDPIPEDPKKIEEAIVKACVIEDVGGFLYAEKPPVRRTSAFQVSYALPVKSAALFATSEPQLHARHAQINASSKKGNVSEQMIYYVETGTALYGFTFNLDLDAIGVSAITSGPILEEDEIKARREVALKALFRMLSSSQFGAKLSRFFPVGGITELVITVTEHPFVVTSPIYNNYIDRTQKRLAVLKEFGEEYFFTVADENKVPEEALKEAIDYLREKGAF; encoded by the coding sequence ATGTTTTTGAGTGTTGGGGTTAGGTTTGAGGCCAACGTTGAAGCATTAAACATGGTCGAAACTGCGGGAAATTACACTAAGCACAGAAGGGTTCCATACCTTGTTGAAGAAGATGGGAAGCTCAAGACAGTGTACGTTCCGGCATTAAGCGGGGAAAGCCTAGCCCACGCATATCAAGAACATTTGGCTAGGGAAGCACTTTCTATAGGTCTGCCTGTGTGTGATGATTGTAGGAGAAATGAGTTCTTTAAGTCTATGAACAAAGCTCATCTGAAAAAGAAAATCGATCCGATTCCAGAGGATCCAAAGAAAATTGAGGAGGCTATAGTGAAGGCCTGTGTCATTGAAGACGTAGGTGGTTTCCTCTATGCCGAAAAGCCCCCAGTCAGGAGAACCTCAGCGTTCCAGGTTAGTTACGCTCTCCCAGTTAAGTCCGCTGCACTCTTCGCCACTTCTGAACCACAGCTCCATGCGAGACACGCTCAGATTAATGCCTCAAGCAAGAAAGGGAATGTTTCGGAGCAGATGATATACTATGTTGAAACGGGGACGGCCCTCTATGGGTTCACCTTCAACCTTGACCTCGATGCTATTGGAGTCAGCGCAATAACCTCTGGCCCCATCTTGGAGGAAGACGAGATAAAGGCAAGGCGTGAGGTAGCCCTTAAGGCTCTCTTCAGGATGCTCTCCTCCAGTCAGTTTGGAGCAAAGCTTTCGCGTTTCTTCCCAGTGGGTGGAATAACGGAGCTCGTAATCACCGTAACTGAGCATCCATTCGTAGTAACATCGCCAATTTACAACAACTATATTGACAGAACTCAGAAGAGGCTTGCTGTCCTTAAAGAGTTCGGAGAGGAGTACTTCTTTACAGTTGCTGACGAGAATAAAGTTCCAGAAGAGGCTCTTAAGGAGGCAATCGACTATCTCAGAGAAAAAGGCGCCTTCTGA
- the cas5a gene encoding type I-A CRISPR-associated protein Cas5a, whose translation MTFFLKVIIRPTGIVALRALPQSKMRTALRYIPPTTLIGAIAYPLLHLKGSRTETFYNKRNFRSAAENVLRLFNWVTVKIEGKPRLYGSLLKINTIYRGKAQSAVTSFPFAVMYGEADYSITAIYLINEEELSKGPYTLRDIERAAWGMVRIGSRESVISVESVKKGKTEIEEMQETRTAYAFQFKDVEVEGKGTLQSVVDWRSGIGDYSKAKHIIMFYPEGIVTVRGNLKVAKCGEEVIILAS comes from the coding sequence TTGACTTTCTTTTTAAAAGTTATTATAAGACCAACAGGAATAGTAGCATTACGCGCCTTACCCCAAAGTAAAATGAGAACCGCACTACGCTACATTCCTCCAACGACTCTAATAGGAGCAATAGCGTACCCTCTGCTCCACTTAAAAGGTAGTAGGACTGAGACATTCTATAACAAGAGGAACTTTAGAAGTGCCGCTGAAAACGTTCTAAGGCTCTTTAATTGGGTTACTGTGAAGATCGAAGGGAAACCAAGGCTCTATGGGTCTCTTTTAAAGATAAACACGATTTATAGAGGAAAAGCCCAAAGTGCGGTGACTTCATTTCCTTTTGCTGTGATGTATGGTGAAGCGGATTATTCAATAACAGCAATTTATCTAATAAACGAGGAAGAATTATCAAAGGGCCCATATACTCTGAGGGACATTGAGAGGGCTGCATGGGGCATGGTGAGAATTGGGTCTAGGGAATCTGTAATAAGCGTTGAAAGCGTCAAAAAAGGAAAGACAGAAATTGAGGAGATGCAAGAAACAAGGACGGCATATGCATTTCAGTTTAAAGATGTAGAGGTTGAAGGAAAGGGAACACTGCAGTCAGTTGTTGATTGGCGTTCTGGAATCGGAGATTACTCTAAAGCAAAACACATCATCATGTTCTACCCAGAGGGCATCGTTACCGTAAGAGGAAATTTAAAGGTTGCAAAATGTGGTGAGGAGGTGATAATCCTTGCTTCTTGA
- the cas8a2 gene encoding type I-A CRISPR-associated protein Cas8a2/Csx9, producing the protein MLLEALSKYPYEGLTKELLSLGMSWVVMYSDINPDTEDIANALEGALNSLEDKIKVNTSKMGRNDRQSFDKVIRAWFNQSAPDTYGELFELVIRETAELIRQGVVDPQKSLSRVKIDKNGTYLGVKFKGEMAILPAILKQPEYYERQSGFLIPTTGQKAQIRLDPLWFSLMAVGFFISFAGFIGGKYYLMTKPGVEAFWPHEVEDVIEHGLIPLTEAGISARISLSTEELYEMKLAMRLAETNTLVPPEIYPVVLHLISLEGQVYTELKTLQLDLSELSGYLQRYVENIEKLKISGLQIMVETKEEGATVYKYPLWALVDIAEKEISRGISGDNEMLVYIFVKDLYRAVNSGNKRLIEDAVFRLFRQGRALLEGSARASGELKRVLRVFMWKEHMGVLV; encoded by the coding sequence TTGCTTCTTGAAGCCTTATCTAAGTACCCCTACGAAGGTCTCACTAAGGAGCTCCTATCCTTGGGCATGTCATGGGTAGTCATGTATTCTGATATTAATCCAGATACGGAGGATATTGCTAACGCATTAGAGGGTGCTTTGAATTCCCTTGAGGATAAGATCAAGGTCAACACTTCAAAGATGGGAAGGAATGATAGGCAGTCATTTGACAAGGTAATCAGGGCATGGTTCAATCAGAGTGCTCCAGATACTTATGGCGAGCTATTTGAGTTGGTGATTAGAGAGACTGCAGAGCTTATCAGGCAGGGTGTGGTAGACCCCCAGAAATCCCTTTCAAGGGTCAAAATTGATAAGAATGGTACATACCTTGGCGTTAAATTCAAGGGAGAGATGGCGATACTGCCAGCTATTCTAAAACAACCAGAATACTACGAACGTCAAAGTGGCTTTCTCATCCCAACAACTGGTCAGAAGGCCCAAATACGTTTGGATCCTTTGTGGTTCTCTCTTATGGCAGTGGGGTTCTTCATTAGTTTTGCAGGGTTCATAGGGGGAAAGTACTACCTCATGACAAAGCCTGGAGTAGAAGCTTTCTGGCCCCATGAGGTTGAAGATGTGATAGAACATGGTTTAATTCCGTTAACTGAGGCGGGAATTTCGGCTAGGATCTCTCTTAGTACTGAGGAACTTTACGAGATGAAGCTTGCCATGAGGCTCGCAGAAACTAATACCCTTGTTCCTCCGGAAATCTATCCCGTAGTTCTACACCTCATAAGCCTTGAAGGGCAGGTGTATACTGAGCTAAAGACCCTCCAATTAGACCTCTCAGAGCTCAGCGGGTACCTGCAGAGGTACGTTGAGAACATTGAAAAGCTCAAGATAAGTGGTCTCCAGATTATGGTTGAGACTAAAGAGGAAGGGGCAACTGTTTATAAATACCCGCTATGGGCACTCGTCGATATTGCTGAAAAAGAAATTTCAAGAGGGATAAGTGGAGACAATGAAATGCTTGTATATATATTTGTTAAAGATCTGTACAGGGCGGTGAATAGTGGCAACAAAAGGCTCATTGAAGATGCAGTCTTTAGGCTCTTCCGTCAGGGAAGGGCACTACTCGAAGGAAGCGCGCGAGCTAGCGGGGAACTTAAGAGAGTTCTTAGAGTTTTCATGTGGAAAGAACACATGGGGGTACTTGTGTGA
- the cas3 gene encoding CRISPR-associated helicase Cas3': protein MKAYREAVKRLAEVKGFKPEKRPLLEEAFEFIISSQKPFLIINAPTGYGKTLLSFALALHSLEDASLFDRVIHVLPMRSIIEDIQKTANEAFGFSRTKMMGSSGEFLHLFPLNITTVDTFTWDMLKLNTKKRHRIKAGKEFGYDYLTQASILTSLVIFDEAHFLLEEKPKQRNTPRFSPMATAFDAVLEFLTFHEVPIVVMTATLSKGHFEFLRKYAEKNKYDLKVLVPEEDHDPFVKRELNKDISINFVKGNPLNFVEPDKRNAIIVNTVKRAVELYDKALDRNIGFERDNIILIHGRMTSTHKQELIDRLRQLQSKKYLLIGTQAVEAGVDFSVDVMITDKAPINSLLQRFGRLARHANDRYGQIFIIEEAPTGPYPEDKVKETVELLKRANIHPRVPSTYREIVSKVHGERRSEVERYIHKSLKLKLFKLMKDPRKRALDVLGEIEKLTVKGVPIIRDFLVPLLVGGETVLISPRKLLDLYSKGLVRIKGIEVKVKNEQDAYEVAKAFALGRDIKVIFTGEYDRERGIV, encoded by the coding sequence GTGAAAGCGTACAGGGAAGCCGTTAAGAGACTTGCAGAAGTTAAGGGGTTTAAGCCTGAGAAGAGACCTCTCCTTGAGGAGGCCTTTGAATTTATAATTTCATCTCAGAAACCCTTTCTTATTATTAATGCTCCAACTGGCTATGGGAAAACATTGCTTAGCTTTGCTCTTGCTCTCCACTCTCTTGAAGATGCCTCCTTGTTTGATAGGGTTATTCATGTCCTTCCAATGAGATCAATTATTGAGGACATTCAGAAAACTGCAAATGAAGCATTTGGCTTCTCAAGGACGAAAATGATGGGGTCCAGCGGAGAGTTCCTTCACTTGTTCCCCCTTAACATAACTACAGTTGACACGTTTACATGGGACATGCTTAAGCTTAATACGAAGAAAAGGCACCGTATAAAAGCTGGGAAGGAGTTCGGTTATGACTACCTTACCCAGGCATCTATTTTGACCTCTTTGGTAATTTTTGATGAAGCCCACTTTTTGCTTGAGGAGAAACCTAAGCAAAGGAACACTCCTAGATTCTCTCCTATGGCAACTGCATTTGATGCAGTTCTTGAGTTCTTAACCTTCCACGAGGTTCCAATAGTCGTAATGACGGCGACACTTTCGAAAGGGCACTTTGAGTTTCTAAGGAAATACGCTGAGAAAAATAAATATGATCTCAAAGTTCTCGTGCCAGAGGAAGATCATGACCCCTTCGTGAAGCGAGAGCTGAATAAAGACATATCAATTAACTTTGTCAAAGGGAATCCTCTGAACTTTGTTGAACCTGATAAGAGAAATGCCATAATTGTTAATACAGTTAAGAGGGCCGTTGAACTGTATGACAAGGCCCTAGATAGAAATATAGGATTTGAGCGGGACAACATTATACTGATACATGGTAGAATGACATCAACCCACAAGCAAGAGCTAATAGACCGTCTAAGACAACTGCAGAGTAAAAAGTATCTCCTAATAGGAACGCAAGCAGTAGAGGCAGGTGTTGACTTTTCCGTGGATGTTATGATAACTGATAAAGCTCCGATAAACTCTCTCCTTCAACGCTTTGGCAGGTTAGCTAGGCATGCCAATGATAGGTATGGGCAGATATTTATCATTGAAGAAGCACCAACTGGGCCGTATCCAGAAGATAAGGTTAAGGAAACGGTTGAACTTCTCAAAAGAGCTAACATCCATCCCCGCGTTCCAAGCACTTATAGGGAGATTGTAAGTAAAGTTCATGGGGAGAGGCGTAGTGAAGTGGAGAGATATATACACAAGTCACTTAAATTAAAATTATTCAAGTTAATGAAAGATCCAAGGAAAAGGGCGCTTGACGTTCTTGGAGAAATTGAGAAACTCACAGTAAAGGGCGTGCCAATTATAAGGGACTTTTTGGTTCCCCTCTTAGTGGGCGGGGAAACCGTTCTTATAAGCCCAAGAAAGCTTCTAGACCTGTATTCAAAGGGTCTTGTCAGGATTAAGGGAATAGAAGTGAAGGTTAAAAATGAGCAAGATGCTTATGAAGTAGCTAAGGCATTTGCCCTTGGCAGGGATATCAAAGTTATATTTACAGGTGAATATGATAGGGAGCGTGGTATCGTATGA
- a CDS encoding CRISPR-associated endonuclease Cas3'', with the protein MNACAYFDEGKCIETMEAHVKKGLELIEDLYIKRDYGKFLGRLLGVGLKTANDILRKTYALHDVGKCLEEFQLRGSSFGHHAFYSYLIAREALREFGSTGKVASAAILLHHHDWIVKESPKKPRNLKLCSECISIIEDLSGVTIPSTLPWINPRDAYGTADSVLVSNLRAVYAILLPITVADNYAAACNRRGKGSALGKEIFETLEVRGWDIARCIPSGL; encoded by the coding sequence ATGAATGCCTGTGCATATTTTGATGAGGGAAAGTGCATTGAGACTATGGAAGCACATGTAAAGAAAGGCCTCGAACTGATTGAGGATTTGTACATTAAAAGGGACTATGGCAAGTTTCTAGGTAGACTCCTTGGCGTTGGACTTAAAACGGCAAATGACATTTTAAGGAAAACTTATGCTCTTCATGACGTTGGAAAGTGTCTCGAAGAGTTCCAGCTCAGAGGATCCAGCTTTGGTCACCATGCATTTTATTCTTACCTCATTGCAAGGGAGGCTTTACGTGAATTTGGAAGTACCGGCAAGGTTGCTTCAGCTGCAATTCTGCTTCATCACCATGACTGGATAGTCAAGGAGTCTCCTAAAAAGCCAAGAAATCTTAAACTGTGCAGTGAGTGCATTTCAATTATTGAGGATCTTTCAGGTGTCACAATTCCATCCACACTCCCATGGATTAATCCCAGAGATGCATATGGAACTGCAGATTCTGTCCTAGTGAGTAACCTACGCGCAGTATACGCTATACTGCTTCCAATTACGGTGGCAGATAACTACGCAGCGGCCTGCAACAGGAGAGGTAAAGGAAGCGCCCTTGGAAAGGAGATCTTTGAAACGCTGGAAGTTAGGGGGTGGGATATTGCTCGTTGTATTCCCAGTGGGCTTTGA
- the csa3 gene encoding CRISPR-associated CARF protein Csa3, translated as MGFDEKFIIRALMRRREEFRGLGVGDRLMAILPEGYEREQRTVNALKSIEDVASPIVGGDNVLRLEVPMKSEDIVLTIKKGIEDSLTPDRIVLAVLSGGMRPLLVATLLALIGLKDTRVIVESDFENLSGYISLELGPFLAPKSRRWELILCGLLKEKSVRTIAEELGVSVATISNELRKMLKYNLVRAEKGKRRTPKYFITTAGKTYLKLMRSECLGTY; from the coding sequence GTGGGCTTTGATGAGAAGTTCATAATTAGAGCACTTATGAGAAGGAGAGAGGAATTTAGGGGTCTTGGAGTTGGAGATAGGCTCATGGCAATTCTTCCAGAGGGCTATGAGCGAGAGCAGAGAACAGTAAATGCCCTTAAATCCATAGAAGACGTTGCATCTCCTATCGTGGGCGGAGATAATGTATTACGTCTGGAAGTACCCATGAAGAGTGAAGACATCGTTCTGACAATAAAAAAGGGGATTGAGGATAGTCTGACACCTGATAGGATAGTTCTGGCTGTTCTATCTGGTGGAATGCGCCCCTTGCTCGTTGCAACTCTTTTGGCTCTCATTGGGCTTAAAGATACAAGGGTAATTGTGGAAAGTGATTTTGAAAATCTATCTGGCTATATATCTCTGGAACTGGGACCATTCTTAGCTCCAAAAAGTAGGCGGTGGGAGCTAATACTTTGCGGGCTTCTCAAAGAGAAGAGTGTTAGAACAATTGCTGAAGAACTCGGGGTTTCAGTAGCTACAATTAGTAATGAGCTGAGGAAAATGTTGAAGTATAATCTCGTACGAGCAGAAAAGGGAAAGAGAAGAACGCCAAAATATTTCATAACAACTGCCGGAAAGACATATCTAAAGCTAATGAGAAGTGAATGTCTTGGAACTTATTAA
- the cas2 gene encoding CRISPR-associated endonuclease Cas2 has product MYVVIVYDVAVERVNKVKKFLRRHLHWVQNSVFEGEVTLAEYERIKVGLRKLIDEDHDAVIIYKLRSMPPRETLGVEKNPIEDTI; this is encoded by the coding sequence ATGTACGTGGTTATAGTATATGACGTGGCTGTTGAGCGGGTGAACAAGGTCAAGAAGTTTCTAAGACGGCATCTCCACTGGGTTCAGAACAGCGTTTTCGAGGGAGAAGTAACCTTAGCAGAATATGAGAGGATAAAAGTAGGGCTTAGGAAATTAATCGACGAAGATCATGACGCTGTAATAATCTACAAGTTAAGATCTATGCCTCCTCGAGAAACTCTTGGGGTCGAGAAGAATCCCATAGAAGATACAATTTAA